A window from Pangasianodon hypophthalmus isolate fPanHyp1 chromosome 16, fPanHyp1.pri, whole genome shotgun sequence encodes these proteins:
- the cnga1b gene encoding cyclic nucleotide-gated channel rod photoreceptor subunit alpha, which translates to MYYNWLFVITCPVMYNWVLIIARACFEELQHDYLIYWFITDFLADLVYLADMVFRTRTGYLEQGLLVKDEKKLRARYIESIQFKLDLISMIPTDICYLFVGINYPEIRMNKLFRVNRLFEFFQRTETRTNFPNVFRISNLVMYIVIIIHWNACLYYSFSKAIGFGADRFVYPDTTDPEFGRLVRKYAYSMYWSTLTLTTIGETPPPEKDSEYFFVVTDFLVGVLIFATIVGNVGSMITNMNAARADFQARIDAIKQYMSFRNVTKDLEKRVIKWFDYLWTNKKAVDEREVLKYLPDKLRAEIAINVHLDTLKKVRIFADCEAGLLVELVLKLQPQVYSPGDYICKKGDIGREMYIIKEGKLAVVADDGITQFVVLSDGSYFGEISILNIKGSKAGNRRTANIRSIGYSDLFCLSKDDLMEALTEYPDAKAMLEEKGRQILMKDNLLDLEMAKQGPDPKDMEEKVIKIGTVLDDMQTRFARLLAQHEATQSRLKRRVTRLESKVITSTSVTFTEMTETEPGVLPPPPEKSEEKKDEK; encoded by the exons ATGTACTACAACTGGCTCTTCGTCATCACGTGTCCTGTCATGTATAACTGGGTTCTGATCATCGCCAG AGCCTGTTTTGAGGAGTTGCAGCACGATTATTTGATATACTGGTTCATCACAGATTTTCTGGCAGACCTGGTGTACCTGGCAGACATGGTCTTCAGGACAAGAACAG GGTATCTGGAGCAGGGTCTGCTGGTTAAAGACGAAAAAAAGCTCCGAGCACGATACATAGAGAGTATCCAGTTCAAGCTGGACCTCATCTCCATGATTCCCACAGACATTTGTTACCTTTTTGTTGGTATCAACTACCCCGAGATCCGTATGAACAAGCTCTTCCGGGTCAACCGCCTCTTTGAGTTTTTCCAGCGCACAGAAACAAGGACCAACTTTCCCAACGTCTTCCGAATCTCCAACCTTGTCATGtacatcgtcatcatcatccacTGGAACGCTTGCCTCTACTACTCATTCTCCAAAGCTATTGGTTTTGGCGCTGATAGATTCGTCTATCCGGATACTACGGACCCAGAATTTGGCCGTTTGGTGAGGAAATATGCGTACAGCATGTACTGGTCCACTTTGACCTTGACCACCATTGGTGAAACTCCGCCTCCTGAGAAGGATTCTGAGTACTTCTTTGTGGTTACAGACTTCCTAGTGGGAGTTTTGATCTTTGCTACAATCGTTGGTAATGTCGGTTCCATGATCACAAACATGAATGCAGCACGAGCAGATTTTCAAGCCCGAATTGACGCCATCAAGCAGTACATGAGTTTTCGTAATGTGACCAAGGATCTGGAGAAACGCGTCATCAAATGGTTTGATTACCTTTGGACCAATAAGAAGGCTGTAGATGAGAGGGAAGTGCTCAAGTACCTTCCAGACAAGTTAAGAGCAGAAATCGCCATCAATGTGCACCTGGACACTCTTAAGAAAGTGAGAATCTTTGCAGATTGTGAGGCAGGACTTTTGGTTGAACTTGTGCTGAAGCTCCAGCCGCAAGTTTACAGTCCAGGTGATTATATTTGCAAAAAAGGCGATATTGGCCGTGAGATGTACATCATCAAAGAAGGAAAGCTTGCTGTGGTGGCTGACGATGGCATTACACAATTTGTTGTTCTCAGCGATGGAAGCTACTTTGGTGAGATCAGCATCCTCAATATCAAGGGCAGCAAAGCTGGAAACCGAAGAACGGCCAACATACGCAGCATCGGATACTCTGATTTGTTCTGCCTTTCCAAGGATGACTTGATGGAGGCTCTGACCGAGTATCCAGATGCAAAGGCTATGCTGGAGGAAAAGGGACGCCAGATCCTCATGAAG GACAACCTGCTGGATCTTGAGATGGCAAAACAGGGACCAGACCCCAAGGACATGGAAGAAAAAGTGATAAAGATTGGAACGGTATTGGACGACATGCAAACGCGTTTCGCCCGTTTACTCGCTCAACATGAGGCCACGCAGAGCCGCCTGAAGAGACGTGTCACCAGACTGGAGAGCAAAGTCATCACCTCCACCAGCGTCACCTTCACCGAGATGACTGAGACAGAGCCGGGGGTTCTGCCTCCTCCTCCCGAGAAATCAGAGGAGAAGAAAGACGAGAAGTAA